Proteins encoded together in one Ciona intestinalis chromosome 1, KH, whole genome shotgun sequence window:
- the LOC100183788 gene encoding uncharacterized protein LOC100183788 isoform X2: MFLHSQDYLLGNMNRGTFFATTGFFIGIAGLSFAIIALATTRWRWDTSTGRQNGLFESCLIGGREFCITSTTRYEPYVQATQAFLIMGCICSFLGLIVNLLNACGKGTSKCHLYAGILYILSGVFLLVACAVYTGESRPKLAAVEVFGYSLWLAWASLIIHLLVVPFAFLSKDRKFEYV, from the exons atgtttttacactCACAGGACTATTTACTCGGTAATATGAATCGCGGGACGTTCTTTGCCACCACAGGTTTTTTTATTGGTATCGCAGGTTTGTCGTTTGCCATTATCGCTCTCGCCACCACAAGGTGGCGCTGGGACACTTCTACAGGTCGTCAGAATGGATTGTTCGAATCATGTTTGATTGGTGGACGGGAATTTTGCATCACTTCAACAACTAGAT ATGAGCCTTACGTACAAGCAACACAAGCCTTTCTTATCATGGGATGTATTTGTTCTTTCCTCGGTTTGATCGTGAACCTCTTAAATGCATGTGGGAAAGGAACAAGTAAATGTCATTTGTACGCAGGAATACTTTATATACTCTCAG GCGTTTTCCTGCTGGTAGCTTGCGCGGTATACACTGGAGAGAGCAGACCAAAGCTAGCTGCTGTCGAGGTATTCGGCTACTCTCTTTGGTTGGCATGGGCTTCACTTATCATCCATTTGCTGGTGGTTCCGTTCGCCTTTCTGTCGAAAGACCGTAAATTTGAATATGTCTAG